The following DNA comes from Candidatus Bathyarchaeota archaeon.
GCCGAGGAAGCGGGGATTATCATCGATCTGGAGGGGCTTTCAAAGAGGCTTGGAGTCTCTGTAGTGGGCACTGTCGCGACCAGCGGTAGAGGTATGGACAAGCTAAGAAAGGAGATCACCAACTATGTCCAATAAGATTGAAATAACATATGATCCTAGGGTTGAAAAGGCCCTAAAGGAGATCGGCTCGCTCCTCCACGGCGATTACCAGCTGTCAAAACGTATAATTTCCCTACTCCTGCTCCAGAATGACACAGATATCAAGGATCTAGTCAAATCACAGGAGGCTGAGCGTTGGGATGCAATCCAGGACATCATCAATCAGACTGCTGCCCTATATAATCACTCTATGAACTACGTCATCGCCATGACGAGGCGAGTGGAGGCGAAAAGGATCGTCCGGGAGGTAACTACATACCCTGAAAGTGAGGTAATCTCTCGTCGTGAGCACCTCAGCAGGTTAATGATGAACCCGGTGACGGGTCTTCCCATCTTTGTTTTTGTGATCTACGTAATGTATCAGTTCGTTGGTAACTTTGGAGCCCAGATCGTAGTGGACTATCTCGAAACATCAATCTTCGAGGAAAAGATCAACCCCTTCATCATCACTCATTTTACGCGACTGCTTCCATGGTCTATCGTCAGCGACCTCTTTGTAGGGGATTATGGGATATTCACCCTAGGAGTCAGGTATGCCATTGCCCTTATCTTGCCCATTGTGGGGACTTATTTCATAGCGTTTGGAATCATGGAGGATTCAGGATACCTCCCCCGAATGGCGATGCTCATCGACAGGGTTTTCAAGAGCATTGGGCTCAACGGCAGGGCCGTGATCCCCATGGTATTAGGCTTTGGCTGCGACACTATGGCCACCATCGTTACTCGGACCTTGGAGACAAAGAGGGAGAGGGTTATAGCCACACTTTTGTTGTCATTGGCGATCCCATGCTCAGCCCAGCTCGGAGTGATCTTCGCGATCCTCGCCGGAGCTCCCAACGGGTTGTTGATCTGGGGGGTAGTGGTTTTCGGGCTATTTCTGCTAGTGGGCTTCCTCTCTGCTAGGTTAATGCCCGGGGAGATGCCTACGTTCCACATGGAGATTCCTCCTTTAAGAGTACCCAAGTTTAACAACGTCGCGATCAAGACATTAACCCGAATGGAGTGGTATTTTCGGGAGGTCTTCCCGATGTTCATTATCGCGAGCATTCTAATCTGGCTGGGACAGATTAGCGGCGTCTTTGACCTGCTGGTTGGGATCCTTGCGTACCCCGTGAGCTGGATCGGTCTGCCCCGAGAAGTCGCAGTGATTTTCCTCTTCGGGTTCTTCCGGAGGGATTATGGGGCGGCTGGGCTCTTCGACCTACATCAGGAGGGACTCCTCGCTAATCCCCAGCTCATTATCGCGGCGGTGACCCTTACCCTCTTCCTCCCGTGTATTGCCCAGATCGCGGTAAACATAAAGGAACGGGGCTCAAGGATGGCTGCCTATATTACACTGTTCGTCTTTCCCTTCGCATTCCTCGTTGGCTATCTCCTCAAAATAGCTTTCATGATCGCGGGGGTGCCTATGTAATGAGATGTTCACTGTGCGGGTTAGACTTCAAGAGAGGAGACATCATGAGCTCATGCGAAAACTGCTTTGTGAAGAAAGGAGACTGCGATATGCTGAGGTGCCCTAACTGCGGTTTCGAGAACCCAGGAGAGCCCCAGTTATTTAAGATGATTAAACGATGGAGAAACTGGAATGGAATTAAGTGAGAACGCAGAAGAGATACTTGAGAGGCTTTGGACGGACAACGCAAACGAAGCGGAAGCTCGTACAAGCCTCCAAGACCCAGAAATTGAATTAAACGGCCTTGGGCTGAAGGAGCTCCGAGACGAGGCTCTGATCGACGTCAAGGGAGAAACTGTTTCACTGACTCCCAAAGGCCTACGAGAGGCGAGGAAAGTGGTAAGGCGGCATAGGTTAGCAGAGAGGCTGCTCATGGATGTTATCAACACGGAGCCCGGCGCGGCGCACGACGCCGCATGTAGATTCGAGCATGTCCTCCGGAGCGGTATCGAGGAGAACGTCTGCATCCTTCTTGGACATCCAAAGGTCTGTCCCCACGGTAACCCTATCCCCCCTGGTAAGTGCTGCAAGGAGGGACTTGACGAGGCTAACCGTGTGGTCTACCCGCTTTCGGAGATGGACATAGGACAGGGAGGGCGGATAGGGTATATCCACACCCACGGTGAAGGAAGTATTCAGAAGCTCATGGCAATGGGGGTTCTCCCTGGGTTCGACGTCTCACTGATTCAGAGATACCCCTCCTTCGTCTTCAAGGTTGGGCAGACTCAGATAGCGGTGGATGAAAAGATTGCAAGCGAAATATTCGTTCTAGTCTCCAGTTGAGCCGACCACAACAACATTTAAATATTTTAGTTTCGCCTAAATTTAGATGGCCCTGGGTAGTGATAGCATCGAGGAATACCTTGAGGCGATCTTTTTCTTTAACAACAATGGGAAGCTTGCTAGGAACACCGAGCTGGCCAAGAGGCTCATGGTAGCTCCCCCCAGCGTTACTCAAATGGTCAAGAAGCTTGCGGACCGGGGCTTTGTCATCTACGTGCCTTACAAAGGTGCGGTGCTCACCGGGCGAGGGATGGCTAGGGCACAGAAAATTGTCCGGAAACACCGGCTTTTGGAGCGGTTCTTTTATGATTACTTGAGGATGAACAAGGATAAGGTCCACGATGAAGCCTGCATGATGGAGCACGCCCTCTCTGACGAGGCTGCGTACGCGCTCTGCAACGCCCTAGACAACCCCCAGACGTGTCCAGATGACGGGAATCCAATACCCCGGTGCACCTTGAACGCATCCAACTGCGACGAGTGCGCCATTATCAGCGAGAGGGGCGAGGCTAGACCTTTCACAGAATTGTCCCACCTTCAGACTGGTGAGAGAGGGATCGTGATCCCGGTTGATGATGGAAGCATCCTCCTAAAGGAGTTGGGTCTTTTCAAGGGAGACGAGATCGAGATCATAAAAGCTGAGGCCTTTAATGGCCCTCTGAAAGTAAAGGTGGGCAATGAAACCACCAGCATTGAACGAGAGATTGCCGCGAAAGTCTACGTGGAGGTATTGGACGGAGAAAGGAGTCTTGTTGAGACTAATTTCTACGGCTCACATCACTGAGCCCAAATTGTCTCACGCGAAAACACCTTTGCCCTTATCAGACTACGATTATTAATAGGGTGCTTTGGATCCTGTTTAGACTCCCAACATGAGGCGTATGCCTTTTTTTAGCTCTTGTATTGTTTGTTACTCAATGATCAAGATGATGTCGTACACTCAATAAGCCGGATGGGCTTCCTTCACCTCAGGTATGGACCTGAGGTCAGCGCACATGCCAACCTTGTCGGAACAAATGGTGTTGCCAAGACTGACCCCCTATTAGGTTTTCAGTGAATCCAAACCTGACGCGCGCGTCATTTTTTAGGTCTGCAAACAAGAATATTTTCAGTGTTGCATTCCCCCTCATAAGAGGAAAGATCCGGCAGAACGGTGACGTCTAAACCACCCTTACACACGCCATTTATATCCTCACCTTTACACCAGAACAATGAAAGGTCTATGACCCCCGAACCAAGAGTCATTATCTGTACTGGCTCCCCAGGCAACGGCAGAGATGACCTTCTCTACCAAATGAGGGAACACGCCACATTCAACTATCACCACCTATTCGAATATATTGTAAACGAGGCCCGCTTTGACGACACCAACCTTACCAAGCTGAACATTCTCGACTTCTACGATAGCAGTCCCCAACGCATGCAAACCTACCACAAAGCCGCCATCCATAAGATTACCCAAGAAATAGATAGACGTCCCGGAGACCACATTATTAGCACACCCCTTCACTTCGAATGGAAAGGCAACAGATTCCAAGGCCTCTATGAAGACGAGATCCAAGCCCTCAAACCTGATGCTATAATCATCATTTTTGATGATATACTACGCGTCAGAGACCGCCTCAGTCACGATGCTCAGTGGCAGGGACATACTTTCACCCTAGGCGAGATCGCTAAC
Coding sequences within:
- a CDS encoding ferrous iron transporter B, encoding MSNKIEITYDPRVEKALKEIGSLLHGDYQLSKRIISLLLLQNDTDIKDLVKSQEAERWDAIQDIINQTAALYNHSMNYVIAMTRRVEAKRIVREVTTYPESEVISRREHLSRLMMNPVTGLPIFVFVIYVMYQFVGNFGAQIVVDYLETSIFEEKINPFIITHFTRLLPWSIVSDLFVGDYGIFTLGVRYAIALILPIVGTYFIAFGIMEDSGYLPRMAMLIDRVFKSIGLNGRAVIPMVLGFGCDTMATIVTRTLETKRERVIATLLLSLAIPCSAQLGVIFAILAGAPNGLLIWGVVVFGLFLLVGFLSARLMPGEMPTFHMEIPPLRVPKFNNVAIKTLTRMEWYFREVFPMFIIASILIWLGQISGVFDLLVGILAYPVSWIGLPREVAVIFLFGFFRRDYGAAGLFDLHQEGLLANPQLIIAAVTLTLFLPCIAQIAVNIKERGSRMAAYITLFVFPFAFLVGYLLKIAFMIAGVPM
- a CDS encoding metal-dependent transcriptional regulator, translating into MELSENAEEILERLWTDNANEAEARTSLQDPEIELNGLGLKELRDEALIDVKGETVSLTPKGLREARKVVRRHRLAERLLMDVINTEPGAAHDAACRFEHVLRSGIEENVCILLGHPKVCPHGNPIPPGKCCKEGLDEANRVVYPLSEMDIGQGGRIGYIHTHGEGSIQKLMAMGVLPGFDVSLIQRYPSFVFKVGQTQIAVDEKIASEIFVLVSS
- a CDS encoding metal-dependent transcriptional regulator — protein: MALGSDSIEEYLEAIFFFNNNGKLARNTELAKRLMVAPPSVTQMVKKLADRGFVIYVPYKGAVLTGRGMARAQKIVRKHRLLERFFYDYLRMNKDKVHDEACMMEHALSDEAAYALCNALDNPQTCPDDGNPIPRCTLNASNCDECAIISERGEARPFTELSHLQTGERGIVIPVDDGSILLKELGLFKGDEIEIIKAEAFNGPLKVKVGNETTSIEREIAAKVYVEVLDGERSLVETNFYGSHH